One genomic region from Euleptes europaea isolate rEulEur1 chromosome 6, rEulEur1.hap1, whole genome shotgun sequence encodes:
- the LOC130479551 gene encoding receptor-type tyrosine-protein phosphatase eta-like, with the protein MRRLARLCVLLALCLGEIKVLAACDECSSVTVTATNREIYIQNPDNFTITNVTFANGTLFKDGPLNDSVSDLEPGVQYIVTFQNDTFQNETEICCKNITTVPTQVIGISFSDITNQSVNLMWSSSDPNAAVYSYRIVVDGGGSSTTENSTNTTAVISNLKPGTLYTFTIYPQVAETEGDAKNGSTYTIPSSVFNITATDISSVAVDLSWENRDTASPMYSYRIHISRENGSGENKTARSTRVAISQLTPGTNYTFSIYSVAADNTTEGNPDSISLFTIPSSVFNITATDISSVAVDLSWENRDTASPMYSYRIHISRENGSGENKTARSTRVAISQLTPGTNYTFSIYSVAADNTTEGNPDSISRFTKPSPVTDIRFSDIMNQSVNLMWSSSDPNAADYSYRIVVDGTNITEYSTNTTAVINNLEPGTLYTFTIYPQVAGTEGDPNNSSNYTKPNPVFDVQIKNYNTTTVLLTWNNTDAARHGYTYVIETGEQEVETVRNTSTTIGNLEPGTEYTFTIYSQAGDGKTRGDPVNTSTYTIPSSVFNITATDISSVAVDLSWENRDTASPMYSYRIHISRENGSGENKTARSTRVAISQLTPGTNYTFSIYSVAADNTTEGNPDSISLFTKPSAVSKIIFENISTNGVILSWSIEDAAASGYTYRIYIQNGSSAGWNVTQSSSSKNASIQGLNPGTSYSFSVFARVNSGKTEGGASSQTVCTDAAPVGTLNCKPVLKQPELNLSWSPPEGIYNSFTIQVSNGTLNRSEQYSSENQGAIIKDLSYFVNYTVRIVTHSCGEMSIPQDKICLTSITDPPVPSEIPTAEATSHNTLKVQFSPFESINGPLEAYAVIITTSKEMKCSNESLADTYQDFTEKKTDSYVACVKDVQHSSKVDRYDISIGDGLTYHGYYNGKLEPLGSYRACVAGFTRIIFTNDSSVSSRESYVSYSAVSAPAHLPQNPDVITGAVVGCILGAVLVAAIAVFIFWKKRRKGGKNNEVPFSPIAPKKSKLIKVENFESYFKKQKADSNCGFAEEYEDLRPVGVNQPKFAAELQENKGKNRYNNVLPYDISRVKLSIQNHPTNDYINANYMPGYNSKKEFIAAQGPLPNTVQDFWRMIWEKSIHTIVMLTKCIEQGRTKCEEYWPNKQSKNYGDITVSMTSEIILPEWTIRDFSMEKSDSSVSHPVRQFHFTAWPDHGAPETTDLLISFRHLVQEYMKQNPPTPTLVHCSAGVGRTGTFIAIDRLIHQMEMENTVDVYGSVYDLRMHRPLMVQTEEQYVFLNQCVMDIIKTNKEKKADLIYQNTNAMAIYENFRPSPHLGKANGYHV; encoded by the exons TGCCCACTCAAGTCATTGGCATCAGTTTTAGCGACATCACTAACCAGTCTGTAAATTTAATGTGGAGCAGCAGTGATCCAAATGCTGCTGTTTACAGCTACAGAATAGTAGTTGATGGGGGCGGCTCCAGTACGACGGAAAACTCAACAAACACCACCGCAGTAATTAGCAACCTGAAACCTGGTACATTGTATACGTTCACAATATATCCACAAGTTGCTGAAACAGAAGGCGATGCAAAGAATGGATCCACCTATACAA TTCCTAGTTCTGTCTTCAACATCAcagcgacagatatcagttcagtAGCAGTCGATTTATCATGGGAAAACAGGGATACAGCTTCTCCGATGTACTCCTATAGGATACACATTAGTCGAGAAAATGGTTCTGGTGAGAACAAGACAGCCCGAAGCACCAGAGTTGCAATATCACAGTTAACACCTGGTACTAATTATACATTCAGCATATACTCAGTTGCAGCAGATAACACAACTGAAGGAAATCCAGACAGCATAAGCCTTTTTACAA TTCCTAGTTCTGTCTTCAACATCAcagcgacagatatcagttcagtAGCAGTCGATTTATCATGGGAAAACAGGGATACAGCTTCTCCGATGTACTCCTATAGGATACACATTAGTCGAGAAAATGGTTCTGGTGAGAACAAGACAGCCCGAAGCACCAGAGTTGCAATATCACAGTTAACACCTGGTACTAATTATACATTCAGCATATACTCAGTTGCAGCTGATAACACAACTGAAGGAAATCCAGACAGCATAAGCCGTTTTACAA AGCCCAGTCCAGTCACTGACATTCGTTTTAGCGACATCATGAACCAGTCTGTAAATTTAATGTGGAGCAGCAGTGATCCGAATGCTGCTGATTACAGCTACAGAATAGTAGTTGATGGCACCAATATAACGGAATACTCAACAAACACAACTGCAGTAATTAACAACCTGGAACCTGGAACATTGTATACGTTCACAATATATCCACAAGTCGCTGGAACAGAAGGAGATCCAAACAATAGTTCCAACTATACAA AACCCAATCCAGTTTTTGATGTCCAAATTAAAAATTATAATACAACAACAGTACTCCTGACTTGGAATAACACTGATGCAGCTCGACATGGGTACACGTACGTAATAGAGACTGGAGAACAAGAGGTCGAAACAGTCCGTAATACCAGCACAACCATTGGCAATTTAGAACCTGGTACTGAGTACACATTCACAATATATTCACAAGCAGGAGATGGTAAAACTAGAGGCGATCCAGTCAATACAAGCACCTATACAA TTCCTAGTTCTGTCTTCAACATCACAGCGACAGATATTAGTTCAGTAGCAGTCGATTTATCATGGGAAAACAGGGATACAGCTTCTCCCATGTACTCTTATAGGATACACATTAGTCGAGAAAATGGTTCTGGTGAGAACAAGACAGCCCGAAGCACCAGAGTTGCAATATCACAGTTAACACCTGGTACTAATTATACATTCAGCATATACTCAGTTGCAGCAGATAACACAACTGAAGGAAATCCAGACAGCATAAGCCTTTTTACAA AACCCAGTGCGGTTTCTAAAATCATATTTGAAAATATCAGCACAAATGGAGTAATCTTAAGTTGGAGTATTGAAGACGCTGCTGCTTCTGGATATACTTACAGAATATACATACAGAATGGGAGTTCTGCTGGATGGAACGTCACCCAAAGCTCCTCATCCAAAAATGCTTCCATCCAGGGGTTAAATCCAGGCACCTCTTATAGTTTCTCAGTCTTCGCACGGGTGAACAGTGGCAAAACTGAAGGAGGCGCCAGCAGCCAGACTGTCTGTACAG ATGCAGCACCAGTGGGCACACTGAACTGTAAACCAGTGCTTAAGCAGCCAGAACTGAATTTAAGCTGGAGTCCTCCTGAAGGCATTTATAATAGCTTCACAATTCAGGTCTCAAACGGTACTTTAAACAGAAGTGAACAATACAGCTCAGAAAATCAGGGTGCTATCATAAAAGATCTGAGTTACTTTGTCAACTACACTGTTAGGATCGTAACCCATTCGTGTGGAGAAATGAGCATTCCTCAGGACAAAATATGTCTTACGAGTATCACTG atCCTCCAGTTCCCTCTGAAATACCGACTGCTGAGGCAACTAGCCACAACACTTTGAAAGTTCAGTTTAGTCCTTTTGAATCCATTAATGGACCGTTAGAAGCATATGCAGTAATAATCACAACATCAAAAG AAATGAAATGCAGCAATGAGTCCTTGGCAGACACCTATCAGGATTTTACCGAGAAAAAAACAGATTCTTATGTCGCATGTGTCAAAGATGTGCAACATTCCTCTAAAGTTGATCGTTATGATATTTCAATAGGAGATGGATTAACCTATCATGGCTATTACAATGGGAAGCTCGAACCCCTTGGTTCCTATAG GGCGTGTGTGGCTGGTTTCACTCGTATCATTTTTACGAACGACTCCTCTGTCAGTTCAAGGGAAAGCTATGTCTCATATTCGGCTGTCTCTGCACCTGCACACTTACCCCAAAATCCAG ATGTTATCACGGGAGCCGTTGTTGGGTGTATTCTGGGCGCTGTACTTGTTGCTGCAATAGCGGTTTTCATCTTTTGGAAAAAGAGAAG GAAAGGTGGAAAAAACAAcgaggtgccattttctccaattgc aCCTAAAAA ATCAAAACTAATTAAAGTTGAAAACTTTGAGTCTTATTTTAAGAAACAAAAAGCTGATTCAAACTGCGGATTTGCAGAAGAGTACGAG GACCTCAGGCCTGTTGGTGTTAATCAGCCCAAATTTGCTGCTGAACTACAGGAGAACAAAGGAAAAAATAGATACAACAATGTCTTGCCAT atgACATTTCTCGTGTTAAACTATCAATCCAAAACCATCCAACCAATGATTACATTAATGCGAATTATATGCCT GGATACAATTCCAAGAAAGAGTTCATTGCTGCTCAGGGCCCTTTGCCAAATACTGTTCAAGACTTCTGGCGCATGATCTGGGAGAAAAGTATTCATACCATTGTTATGCTGACTAAATGCATTGAACAAGGCAGG ACAAAATGTGAGGAGTATTGGCCAAATAAACAGTCCAAGAATTATGGGGACATAACTGTATCCATGACCTCAGAAATTATCCTTCCGGAGTGGACAATAAGAGATTTTTCCATGGAAAAG AGCGACTCATCTGTAAGTCATCCTGTGCGACAGTTTCATTTCACTGCCTGGCCAGATCATGGTGCTCCAGAAACAACTGACCTCCTCATCAGCTTCAGGCACTTAGTGCAGGAATATATGAAGCAGAACCCGCCCACTCCTACTTTGGTACACTGCAG TGCTGGTGTTGGGAGGACCGGAACTTTCATTGCCATTGACCGATTGATCCATCAGATGGAGATGGAGAACACAGTTGATGTGTATGGCTCTGTATATGATCTCCGAATGCATCGGCCATTAATGGTGCAGACAGAG GAACAATATGTCTTCCTAAACCAGTGTGTTATGGATATTATTAAAACCAACAAAGAGAAGAAAGCAGACTTGATCTATCAAAATACAAATGCCATGGCAATCTATGAGAACTTTagaccatcaccacatcttgggaaGGCAAATGGCTACCACGTGTAA